The following nucleotide sequence is from uncultured Roseateles sp..
ACCGGCGGACCGAGGCTTGCCGAGGGACGTCCGGTGGAACGACCGGTTAGGCAGCAGCCCCCTCAGGTTGACCCAATTCTTGCCCAGCACGGCTTCAGAAATACAAATCTTGCCCAGCATGCTTCCCCAGATCCCGGTCGAATACTGGCAAGCCGCCGCAACCGACCGCAGCAACTGAGACGCGGTAACCGCCCCAATCATGATGCACAAGCAAGCCGCCCAGACTGTGCAGGCTTGCAATGTTTCGGGTTGTGGGGCGGCGCCTTCCATCGGAGTATGAATCTGGTACCTAACGTCTGAGCTCAGCCGCAGCCGAAGGCTGTCGGATGGAGCGATTGGTTATGCGTAGCCCCAACGACGGAGGCACAGGCGCTTGAGTGCCGGATGCGCCAGCCGAAGAAGGAGCCAGCCGGGCGCGCCCCGAGGGCGGTGGCGTGGACCGAAAGCGAGGCGATGGTTGCATGGCGGTGACTTTACCCGCGTAGACCATGCCATGGTCCATAGCAAACCCTGAAGACTGAGCAGGCGACGCGCGTGGCGACGGAGCTTGCCTGCTGGTCAGTTCGACGCGCGCGGCGGAGACTCCAGTGTGGCCGCAAGCGGAACCAACCTTAGAGTTCCGGCGAAGCCGACGCATAACGTTTGAGATGAGAGGACGTGCTTTAGCACGTCCTCTCGATTGAAGGGTTAGAGCGCATTTCTCGGCCACACCCTTTCAGGCTTTTGCCCCAACTGCCAATCAACATACTCTTGAGGCGGAGTGCCAATATCAATTACATGCTCCGCTTGAAATGGAATTTCCGCACCGAAACAGAGGTATTCACCTTCGGATTGCTCAAAGGTGGCCGGTTTGTTGTCGAGGATTCCGATATAGGTCTCACCAATCTTCTCGGAAATAATGACCCACATTCGTTCCGTAGTAGTTTCGACTTCTCCGGATTCTTTGTTAACTGATTCAATCTCAAATATCAGCTTTGCTGCAGCGCCTCTGAGTAATTCTTGTCTGTCGGAAAGGCTGGGCAACCAGAAACTCTCCGGATTCGCAGCATGACGTTCCTCTCCTGAAAGCAGGCGCCAGTAATCGACCTCAAGGCTTGGCAATCGCATCATGCGCTCTAACGTTTGACATGAGGGGCGGACGGCGGCGGCACAAGACTTGGCAACCAGCACAAACCTTGCTCGCCGTTGGCCGTCCCTTCGATGGATTGGTTAGGCATTTGGCTGGCTACGGTGCGGATTTTTACCATGCCAAGTATGGCGGCAACGCGTGCAACGCTCTGACGTCGGGCCGCTTGGAAGGTGGCCACATGCTGGGCAAAAGTTGAGAAAGATCTCGGCAGGATACTTCTCAACCACCAACGCAGAGATTTCCTGCCTTCGCTGCCCAGAGAGCAACGAGACTTCGCCCTGAAGTCTTTCAATTGGCCACCCAAAATATTTCCAGTCCTCGGGTCGGAGGAAGCTGCATGCCGACCTGTCAGTTTGTGGGTATGCGACTAATGCACGCACCATTGACAAATAGCCAGCTTCCCGCTCGATGAGTGAGCGATAGTTTCGCCAAACGTATTCGCATAGTTCATCAGGTTCGAGCGGCTGCATTCCAGATGCCTAACGTTGGAGGTAAGGGGCACACGACGGCGGCGCGAACTGGAACGAAGGGCACCAGCTTGGTCCGCCGTTGTGTGTCCCCTTGACCGACCGGTTAGACCGCATGCTGCCACCGCAGACCGTATTTCAGCAAACGCGGACCGAAGAGAAAGTGCAGTACGCGCCGACGGCTCGCACCCTTTGACTTTGACGATGCATGCAGCAAGAGTGGACGCATCGCGAGAACTCCGCCTCGTTCCGAAGGGCAGCTTACCTCAGAGTTTCGCCGCGCCGCAACGGCGGCCTCGGGCGAAATGCGACCTAGCTTGTGCGACCCAGGGACAACGCGCAGTGGCCCATCGTCGGCCGAGCACGGATCGAGATGAAGGCGAACAGCCATCAATTGCTCGAGAGTCTCAATGGGCGCTTGAACGAAAAGAGAGCCTTCTTTCTCCGACCAACCACCAAGAGCTGGATCGGCGACCCGTTCGGCGACGGGAATACTTAGGTCCTGGTGAACCGGGACCAGCCAATTCCGTTCCGCGGACTTCTCGAAGAACGTGCACTGCACGGCAACATAGCCAGGAGGGACAAGCTCTGATACCACCGGGGAGTTCTGAACGCGCCTAGCCAGCTGGGCGCACCACTCATTTGGCAAGAGGCACCGAGAACCGACGGAATCCGGACTCAGCGCGACCAATGTAGCGATTGCCTCGCACTCGTTGGATTCAATCACGGCGGGCGCGAGTGCAAAGCCGTTCGTAGCGAAAGTATCTTGGATCATCGACTCTGCGGTCTAACGTTTGACATGAGGGGCAAACGGCGGCGGCACCAACCTGGGCAACGAGCCCAAGCCTGAACCGCCGTTGTTTGTCCCCTCGATGGAATGGTTAGGCATCGGCTACTAATCGCACATTTGACCCATGTTCTGAACACACTTGAGGTGCCTTCGAAGCTCGGCAGTACGCATTAGGGTCATTCCGGCAAGACAGTAACCCTCGTTCTTCGCCTTCCAACCAGGCGACGCGATTGTTAAGCGATAACCGACATTGCACTCTAAATTACGGTACGCCAACCATGCCTTCTGAGAAGCTAGGATCTTTCCGACCGTGACTTTGTCGTACTCCGAGGACCGCTTGGTGGTTGTCAGCAAATCGGAGAGCACTGGGTTCATTTCGTCTTCTGCCTTCTCCAACGCTGACCGGGAGCAAGCCGCTCGGGTAGGTCCGTCAGAACCTCCATCGTCGCCGCACGGATCGTCGGTCGCAAACGTGGCAAAAGGAAGAAGCCCTGCCAGCACGACAGCGAGGGCAATAAGCGTCTTGGATTTCATTGATGCGATTCCTAACGTTTGACATGAGGGGCAAACGACGGCGGCACCGGCATGGACAGAAAGCCAAAACCCGGACCGCCGTTGTTTGTCCCCTCGATGGAATGGTTAGGCCGCACTCTACGCGAAGCACAGCGATGAGCAACGGCGAACCGACGGCGCGGCTCGGAAAACATGGATTGGGCGCCTCGCAGGCACCAAGTGCCCACCATAGAGGCGTTGTTCATGTCGCTCTCCCCCACCCGAAAATGAGCGCAAAAACTAGGGCGATGTAGAACGCAATACCTACAAACAGAAGTCCGTTGACGGTGACAACACGCTGACCATCTCGCTTGAAGGACAGCGCACCAGCCGGGCTGTGGATGCGCCCCTCCTTCCCGTTGAGCCTCTCGCCTCGCCATCGACCGAGCGTCCCGAGGAACACCACTGCGCGACCCGTATTGAGAAGAACAAGCTCCACGAGAAGCCAGGCAGTCAGCGCTAGCAGCTCTTCCACTTGTGAGGCCTAACGTTTGACATGAGGGGCAAACGACGGCGGCACCAGCCTGGGCGACGAGCCCAAACTTGGACCGCCGTTGTTTGTCCCCTCGATGGAATGGTTAGAGCGGACCACTACTGAACTCCGGAAGTGTTGCTGACATTGGCGCCGGATCTGTACTGAAGCACGGCGACGACGAAGAGCAGGACGGCAAATGCTGCCCAAAAGTACGCTACGCCGTGGGCGCCAAGTTGCGCGTGGAAGAAGGAGATGACTTGTGACCAACGGCCAGTGAACGGTGGTGACTTCGGCTGGCGCCACTCGACGAATGCCAGAACTCCGAGCATGAAGCCGAAACCTGCACTGACCCTCCACTTTGCTATCTGTTTTGGGTGCCAACCATTCTTGAGGGTCGCGCGTGGCAATGGAGTGACAGGGCTATTCGCAGATCGCCGACGCTCCCAGATAAGGAAGGCCAGCATAGCCAAGAGAGAGCTAAGGAGAAGAAGTACGGGCATACGAGGCGTTGAAACTGTGCGCTCTAACGTTTGACATGAGGCGCAGACAACGGCGGCATGAGCTTCGGCAAGGAGCGCAAACCTTGCCCGCCGTTGGCTGTCGCTTCGATGGATTGGTTAGGCATCAGTGTGTGCACGAGTTCGCTCCATTGCAACGGAGGAAACACTAAACCCGAGCTTGCCGAAGAAGCCGGAGGCGCCATCACGGCCAGCTCGCAAGACCCAAGTAATGCTCGAATTTGTGCCGACGATGTGCTCGACCAACGCACGGCCGGCTCCGCGACCGCGATACGCTTGGTCAACGACGACCATGGAAAGATAGCCGTTTGAAAGGCCGTCTGTGATCCCGCGCGCGAAGCCGATGACTTGTCCTGAAGCGAGAGCGACTGCAGTTCGCTGTGAGTTCTGAAGCAGCGCCTCGAATTGCTCTTTGTCCGCCACTCGTGCAGCCCAGCCGTTTGTGGCGAGAAGCTCACGGACAGGATCAATATCGGTGATGCTGAGGTCGCGGATTTGCATGATGCCTAACGTTTGACATGAGGGGCAGGCGACGGCGGCACAGGCTTTGGCAACCAGCACAAACCATGCTCGCCGTTGGATGTCCCCTCGATGGAATGGTTAGCCCGCATTCAGCGGCTCCTCGGAAAAGCTACTGAGGTCGGCCTCACCATCGAAGGCGTTCACAGAGATCGCAAACGGTGATGGCAAGGTAGTAGCCAACAAGACAGTTCCGTTGCCGTCGCGAACTCTGATACCACCCACATAAGTACATGCAGCGAGCGCAACTTGGGGTGCCTGGCCAGGCGCGCCCTGGCACTGCATCATTGGGGACGATCCAAGCGCGCCCTCGCACACCATGCCAGGATCCAGCCAGTCCTGAGTGCGGAGCAGATATACCTCGATTGGCGGCGCAAGATGGAAATCTCGGACTTCCGAAGCAGTGAAGTGGGTTACAGAAGCGGCGGTGATTGGAAAGACTTCGAACCTGGGTTGTAGCATCTGCTCGTCAGCGTGGATAGATATCACTTCACCGGTTGCTAGGACCATCTGAAGGCCGCCGTAGATTTCAGTTTTCCCGGTGGCGCGTGCGCTGACGCCAATGCGAACTACGCCACCTTTGATCGCCGAAAGGGTGGCGGATACAGCGGCTGGTAGATCAAGCTCGTAAGTGTGCATTTGCGGGCTAACGTTGGAGGTAAGGGGCACACGACGGCGGCACGGACCTGGCCGAAGAGCGCAAACAAAGCCCGCCGTTGCGTGTCCCCTTGACCGACCGGTTAGACGTCATTGCTCGGCCGACCATTCAAGGAACTCCTGCGCAAACCGGGGAGTCATTTCAAGTGCCGCCTCGGCCATCGCCGCTTGGCCCTTGGCTACGGCCAGCGCTGCCATGCAGATACCCAGGAAGTCGGGCTCCCAGGTTCGACCTGAGGCCGCGGCTACAAGAGATGGAAGGCGGCGCAACGCTTCGAAGTAGGCAGACTCCAAATCACTCGGGATTGGCGGCCCACTTTTGACGCGACAGATCTCTACCCAGACCGGAAAATGAAAGTAGGAACTGTCGGCCTGTTCAGGCGCGGAAGCAAGGGCCGCAACGATATGTGGCACTGCGGCGTATGAGCTAGCA
It contains:
- a CDS encoding GNAT family N-acetyltransferase, whose amino-acid sequence is MQIRDLSITDIDPVRELLATNGWAARVADKEQFEALLQNSQRTAVALASGQVIGFARGITDGLSNGYLSMVVVDQAYRGRGAGRALVEHIVGTNSSITWVLRAGRDGASGFFGKLGFSVSSVAMERTRAHTDA
- a CDS encoding phytanoyl-CoA dioxygenase family protein; translated protein: MIQDTFATNGFALAPAVIESNECEAIATLVALSPDSVGSRCLLPNEWCAQLARRVQNSPVVSELVPPGYVAVQCTFFEKSAERNWLVPVHQDLSIPVAERVADPALGGWSEKEGSLFVQAPIETLEQLMAVRLHLDPCSADDGPLRVVPGSHKLGRISPEAAVAARRNSEVSCPSERGGVLAMRPLLLHASSKSKGASRRRVLHFLFGPRLLKYGLRWQHAV